Proteins encoded by one window of Streptomyces sp. NBC_01571:
- a CDS encoding RNA polymerase sigma factor gives MFTAPDGLLATRAGEGDEEAFTILMRRHSRPLLALALHTLGNLPDAEDAVQDAFISAWRRLPEFRHACAFSTWMYRITVNRCLNSLRRRPAPVPLNAVAEPAAEVDSSPAQAAEEDALADALADALGALDPGQRVCWILRELHGLPYEQIAQVTGTSEQTVRGRLYRARRSLKEMMGPWR, from the coding sequence TTGTTCACCGCACCGGACGGACTGCTGGCGACGCGCGCCGGTGAGGGCGACGAGGAGGCCTTCACCATCCTCATGCGGCGCCACAGCCGCCCCCTGCTCGCGCTGGCCCTGCACACTCTGGGCAACCTCCCGGACGCCGAGGACGCGGTCCAGGACGCCTTCATCAGCGCCTGGAGGCGCCTTCCCGAATTCCGTCACGCCTGCGCGTTCAGCACCTGGATGTACCGCATCACGGTCAACCGCTGCCTGAACTCCCTGCGCCGCCGGCCGGCACCGGTACCGTTGAACGCAGTGGCCGAACCCGCCGCCGAGGTGGACAGCTCGCCGGCACAGGCGGCTGAAGAGGACGCCCTCGCCGACGCCCTGGCCGACGCGCTCGGCGCTCTCGACCCCGGTCAGCGGGTGTGCTGGATCCTGCGGGAACTGCACGGCCTGCCTTACGAACAGATCGCCCAGGTGACCGGCACCTCCGAGCAGACGGTCCGCGGAAGGCTGTACCGGGCACGCCG